In the genome of Porphyrobacter sp. ULC335, one region contains:
- a CDS encoding zinc-binding dehydrogenase: MAKAAILEAPGEGLRIAEVTYADPGPHEVLIDTKACGLCHSDLHFIDGHYPHALPCIPGHEAAGIVRAVGSEVRTVKPGDHVVSCLSAFCGHCEFCVTGRMALCLGGDTRRAKGDASRIAFADGSPVNQMLNLSALSEQMLIHEHACVAIDKDMPFDRAALLGCAVTTGAGTIFNACKVTPGETVLVVGCGGVGLAAINAAKIAGAAKIIAADPLPEKRELAKVLGATHTVDALAEDAAKQIIAISGGGVDWGIEAVGRQASADLAVASLKRGGTAVILGMMPLDCKVGLSAFDLLGGKKLMGALMGMNHFPVDLPRLVDFYLRGLLDLDTIIAERIPLEAVNEGFNIMRAGTSARTVVVFD, from the coding sequence TTGGCAAAAGCCGCCATACTTGAAGCACCCGGCGAGGGGCTCAGAATCGCTGAAGTGACCTATGCCGATCCCGGCCCGCACGAGGTGCTGATCGACACAAAGGCCTGCGGGCTCTGCCATTCTGACCTGCACTTCATCGACGGGCATTACCCCCACGCCCTGCCCTGCATTCCCGGCCATGAGGCTGCGGGGATCGTGCGCGCGGTCGGCTCCGAAGTGCGTACCGTGAAGCCCGGCGATCACGTCGTCAGCTGCCTGTCGGCCTTCTGCGGCCACTGCGAGTTCTGCGTCACCGGCCGCATGGCGCTGTGCCTCGGCGGCGATACCCGCCGCGCCAAGGGCGATGCCTCGCGCATTGCCTTTGCCGACGGGTCGCCGGTCAACCAGATGCTCAACCTGTCGGCCCTGTCCGAACAGATGCTGATCCATGAACACGCCTGCGTCGCCATCGACAAGGACATGCCGTTTGACCGCGCCGCCCTGCTCGGCTGCGCAGTGACGACGGGCGCGGGGACGATCTTCAACGCCTGCAAGGTCACCCCGGGCGAGACTGTGCTGGTGGTCGGCTGCGGCGGCGTGGGTCTTGCCGCAATCAACGCCGCGAAAATCGCCGGCGCGGCCAAGATCATCGCCGCCGATCCGCTCCCCGAAAAGCGCGAACTCGCCAAGGTGCTGGGCGCGACCCACACGGTCGATGCCCTAGCCGAAGACGCGGCCAAGCAGATCATCGCGATTTCGGGCGGCGGGGTCGATTGGGGGATCGAGGCGGTGGGCCGTCAGGCTTCGGCGGATCTCGCGGTCGCCAGCCTCAAGCGCGGCGGGACGGCAGTGATCCTCGGCATGATGCCGCTCGACTGCAAGGTCGGGCTATCGGCCTTCGACCTGCTCGGCGGCAAAAAGCTGATGGGCGCGCTGATGGGGATGAACCACTTCCCCGTCGATCTGCCGCGCCTCGTCGACTTCTACCTGCGCGGGCTGCTCGATCTGGACACGATCATCGCCGAGCGCATCCCGCTGGAAGCGGTGAATGAAGGTTTCAACATAATGCGCGCCGGCACCTCGGCCCGCACCGTGGTGGTGTTCGACTGA